The following proteins are co-located in the Mesorhizobium australicum WSM2073 genome:
- a CDS encoding TetR/AcrR family transcriptional regulator: MAALETTIQRAGATGNVKATREDWLKLALETLISDGVERVRVLTLGQQLDVSRSSFYWYFKSRQDLLDQLLDHWRQTNTRFIVERAARPSTTVIRGVMSIFECWVDEKLFDPRLDFAIRAWARRSPTIRRALDEADEERVTAIRGMFLRHGYEEEDAFVRARVLYFMQIGYYSLELNEPMSSRLPHVAAYLRSFTGQEPSAADVEDFSRYVAKAVSGGR, from the coding sequence ATGGCAGCACTCGAAACGACGATCCAGCGCGCCGGCGCCACCGGCAACGTCAAGGCTACCCGCGAAGACTGGCTGAAGCTGGCGCTTGAAACCCTGATCTCGGACGGCGTCGAACGCGTCCGTGTGCTGACGCTTGGCCAGCAACTCGATGTCTCGCGCTCGAGCTTCTACTGGTATTTCAAGAGCCGGCAGGATCTGCTCGACCAATTGTTGGACCACTGGCGGCAGACCAATACCCGATTCATCGTCGAGCGTGCCGCACGCCCTTCCACGACTGTCATTCGCGGGGTGATGAGCATTTTCGAATGCTGGGTGGACGAAAAGCTGTTCGATCCCCGGCTGGATTTCGCCATCCGGGCATGGGCTCGCCGCTCCCCCACCATCCGGCGTGCGCTCGACGAGGCCGACGAAGAACGCGTCACTGCCATCCGCGGCATGTTCTTGCGTCATGGCTATGAGGAGGAAGACGCGTTCGTTCGCGCTCGCGTGCTCTATTTCATGCAGATCGGCTACTATTCGCTCGAACTCAACGAACCGATGAGCAGTCGCCTGCCGCATGTTGCCGCGTATCTGCGCAGCTTCACCGGCCAGGAGCCTTCGGCTGCGGATGTCGAGGATTTTTCGCGCTACGTCGCGAAAGCGGTCTCCGGCGGCCGGTAG
- a CDS encoding SDR family NAD(P)-dependent oxidoreductase, which produces MPMNFAGRFSGRSAVITGGASGIGLAVAQRIVDEGGRVCVWDRDPAQIEQAKAIVPGLRGVTLDVADAASVEVAARSTIDAFGAVDILVTSAAITGPNMTTWSYSVEDWRGVIDININGVFYCNKALVPHMLERNYGRIVNIASIAGKEGNPNASAYSTSKAAVIGLTKSLGKELAKTKVTVNCVTPAAVRTAIFKQMKQEHIDFMLSKIPMARFGEVEEVAALISWIASEECSFTTAAVFDVSGGRATY; this is translated from the coding sequence GGTCATCACCGGGGGCGCCTCGGGCATCGGACTGGCGGTCGCGCAGAGGATCGTCGACGAAGGCGGGCGCGTCTGCGTCTGGGATCGCGATCCCGCACAGATCGAACAGGCGAAAGCCATTGTTCCCGGCCTGCGTGGAGTGACGTTGGACGTTGCGGATGCGGCAAGTGTGGAGGTCGCCGCACGATCGACGATCGACGCCTTCGGCGCGGTCGACATACTGGTCACCAGTGCGGCCATCACCGGCCCCAACATGACCACCTGGTCCTATTCGGTCGAGGACTGGCGTGGGGTCATCGACATCAACATCAACGGCGTCTTCTACTGCAACAAGGCGCTGGTGCCACACATGCTCGAGCGCAACTATGGCCGCATCGTCAACATTGCCTCGATCGCCGGCAAGGAAGGCAATCCCAACGCTTCCGCCTACAGCACCTCGAAGGCGGCGGTGATCGGCCTGACCAAGTCGCTGGGCAAGGAACTCGCCAAAACCAAGGTGACGGTCAACTGCGTGACGCCAGCCGCCGTGCGCACCGCGATCTTCAAGCAGATGAAGCAGGAGCACATCGATTTCATGCTCTCCAAGATACCGATGGCGCGGTTCGGCGAGGTCGAAGAAGTGGCGGCGCTGATCTCATGGATCGCCTCGGAGGAATGCTCGTTCACCACGGCCGCTGTGTTCGACGTCTCGGGCGGCCGCGCCACCTACTGA
- a CDS encoding aldehyde dehydrogenase family protein, which produces MTAFRKNLIDGEWVGDAGSRNINPSDTGDVVGEYASAGVEQAGQAIAAAKAAFPAWSRSGPLARHAVLKKAADEIMARKDELGRNLAREEGKTLAEGIGETIRAAQIFDFFAGETLRLSGEVVPSVRPGVGVEITREAVGVVGIITPWNFPIAIPAWKIAPALAHGNTIVFKPAELVPESAWSIVDILHRAGLPKGVLNLVMGKGSVVGQAMLDSPDVNAISFTGSVGTGKRVAAASVEHMRKFQLEMGGKNPLVVLDDADLAVAVDCALNGAFFSTGQRCTASSRLIVTEGIHDRFVDALKERMEKLVIGDALDAQTQIGPVVDATQLKQDEDYIAIGVREGATLAFGGERLDRKTPGFYLKPALLTEATNAMRSSREEIFGPVASVIRVQDYDEALAVANDTPFGLTSGICTTSLKHATHFKRNSEAGMVMVNLPTAGVDFHVPFGGRKGSSFGPREQGRYAMEFYTTVKTAYTFAG; this is translated from the coding sequence ATGACAGCGTTTCGAAAGAACCTCATCGATGGTGAATGGGTCGGCGATGCCGGCTCCCGCAACATCAACCCCTCGGATACCGGCGATGTCGTGGGCGAATATGCTTCGGCGGGGGTCGAACAGGCGGGCCAGGCGATAGCTGCGGCCAAGGCGGCGTTTCCGGCGTGGTCCCGCTCCGGTCCGCTGGCGCGCCATGCGGTGCTGAAAAAGGCGGCCGACGAGATCATGGCGCGCAAGGACGAACTCGGCCGCAATCTGGCGCGTGAGGAAGGCAAGACGCTGGCCGAGGGCATTGGCGAGACCATCCGCGCCGCCCAGATATTCGATTTCTTTGCCGGCGAAACATTGCGCCTGTCGGGAGAGGTGGTGCCAAGCGTGCGGCCGGGCGTCGGCGTCGAGATCACGCGCGAAGCGGTCGGCGTGGTCGGCATCATCACACCGTGGAATTTCCCCATTGCCATCCCCGCCTGGAAGATCGCTCCAGCGCTGGCCCACGGCAATACCATCGTCTTCAAACCGGCCGAGCTCGTTCCCGAAAGCGCCTGGTCCATCGTTGACATCCTGCATCGCGCCGGCCTGCCCAAGGGCGTGCTCAACCTCGTCATGGGCAAGGGCTCGGTGGTCGGCCAGGCGATGCTCGACAGCCCCGACGTCAACGCCATCTCCTTCACAGGCTCGGTGGGAACCGGCAAGCGCGTCGCGGCGGCAAGCGTCGAGCACATGCGCAAGTTCCAGCTTGAAATGGGCGGCAAGAATCCGCTGGTCGTGCTCGACGATGCCGATCTCGCGGTGGCTGTCGATTGCGCGCTGAACGGCGCCTTCTTCTCGACCGGCCAGCGCTGCACGGCCTCGTCGCGTTTGATCGTCACCGAAGGCATCCACGACCGTTTCGTCGACGCGCTCAAGGAGCGCATGGAAAAGCTGGTGATCGGCGACGCGCTCGACGCGCAGACCCAGATCGGCCCGGTCGTCGACGCCACCCAGCTCAAGCAGGACGAGGACTATATCGCCATCGGCGTCCGCGAAGGCGCCACGCTCGCTTTCGGCGGCGAACGGCTCGACCGCAAGACGCCGGGTTTCTATCTCAAGCCTGCGCTGCTGACCGAGGCCACCAACGCCATGCGCAGTTCGCGCGAGGAGATTTTCGGCCCCGTCGCCAGTGTCATCCGCGTCCAGGATTATGACGAGGCGCTTGCCGTTGCCAACGACACGCCGTTCGGCCTGACCTCGGGCATCTGCACCACGAGCCTCAAGCACGCCACCCATTTCAAGCGCAACTCCGAAGCCGGCATGGTGATGGTCAACCTGCCGACGGCGGGCGTTGATTTCCACGTTCCTTTCGGTGGTCGCAAGGGCTCGAGCTTCGGTCCGCGCGAACAGGGCCGCTATGCCATGGAGTTCTACACCACGGTAAAGACCGCCTATACGTTCGCGGGATAA
- a CDS encoding glucoamylase family protein gives MLRADPAALADDELLDRCQRAAFGYFLENVNPDNGLVADTSRPNSPCSIAVVGFALSCYPIGVERGWITRDAAACLTLAALRFFQTSTQGSGHDVTGHKGFYYHFLDLRSGLRVWRCELSMVDTALLIAGMLVASAYFSGDNDEEAEIRLLAEALYRRVDWRWAQGSSPTLRQGWKPRSGFLHYGWEGYNEATILYVLSMASPDRPTSDDSYEAWTATYQWENIYGHDVLYGGPLFMHQFSHAWIDFAGIRDAFMREKNSDYFENSRRSTYLHRDYARHNPYGFDGYGENLWGLSAGDGPGGFRASVERRTHRFSGYAARGAPFGPDDGTIAPWSYPASLPFAPDICLAALRHLVDRYPEVLDDFRLPSGFNPTLANRRKFGRNGWVSEGHYGLDQGIAVMMIENHRSGLIWKLMRSNPHIRRGLGKAGFTGGWLSRPVPGGRDVA, from the coding sequence TTGCTTAGAGCAGATCCCGCCGCGCTGGCCGATGACGAACTGCTGGACCGCTGTCAACGCGCCGCGTTCGGCTATTTCCTGGAGAACGTGAACCCCGACAACGGGCTGGTCGCCGACACGTCGCGGCCCAATTCGCCGTGCAGCATCGCCGTCGTCGGTTTTGCCCTGTCCTGCTATCCGATCGGCGTCGAACGTGGCTGGATAACGCGTGATGCGGCTGCCTGCCTGACCCTTGCGGCGCTACGCTTTTTCCAGACCAGCACGCAAGGCAGCGGCCACGACGTCACCGGCCACAAGGGTTTTTACTACCACTTTCTCGACTTGAGGAGCGGCTTGCGCGTTTGGCGCTGCGAACTGTCGATGGTGGATACCGCCCTGCTGATCGCCGGCATGCTGGTGGCGAGCGCCTATTTTTCCGGCGACAACGACGAGGAAGCCGAAATCCGCCTCCTGGCCGAGGCGCTCTACAGGCGCGTCGACTGGCGATGGGCGCAAGGCAGCAGCCCAACGCTCCGCCAGGGCTGGAAGCCGAGGAGCGGCTTTCTGCATTATGGCTGGGAAGGCTATAACGAGGCGACGATCCTCTATGTGCTGTCGATGGCCTCTCCGGACCGCCCGACCTCGGACGACAGCTACGAGGCCTGGACGGCGACCTATCAATGGGAAAACATCTACGGCCACGACGTGCTCTATGGCGGGCCGCTGTTCATGCACCAGTTCTCGCATGCCTGGATCGATTTCGCAGGCATCCGCGACGCTTTCATGCGGGAGAAGAATTCGGACTATTTCGAAAACAGCCGCCGCTCGACATACCTTCACCGCGACTACGCCCGGCACAACCCTTACGGCTTTGACGGCTATGGCGAGAATTTGTGGGGTCTTTCGGCCGGAGACGGACCGGGCGGCTTCCGCGCCAGCGTGGAGCGGCGGACCCACCGGTTTTCCGGCTATGCCGCGCGCGGCGCGCCTTTCGGACCGGATGACGGGACAATCGCGCCATGGTCCTATCCGGCGTCGCTGCCTTTCGCGCCGGACATTTGCCTGGCGGCGCTGCGTCACCTCGTCGATCGTTATCCGGAGGTTCTCGACGATTTCCGCCTGCCGAGCGGTTTCAACCCGACATTGGCCAACCGCCGCAAATTCGGCCGCAACGGCTGGGTCTCGGAAGGCCACTACGGGCTCGACCAGGGCATCGCGGTGATGATGATCGAAAACCACCGTTCCGGACTGATCTGGAAGCTGATGCGTTCCAATCCCCATATCCGTCGCGGCCTGGGCAAGGCGGGTTTCACCGGCGGATGGCTGTCGCGGCCGGTACCCGGAGGGCGCGATGTCGCGTGA
- a CDS encoding DUF1349 domain-containing protein, whose protein sequence is MTLQDLTWLNPPPHHAIEGDGVRVRTGKETDFWRETFYGFWRDNGHFLYRRVEGDFTAEVTVKGDYEVLYDQAGLMVRLSETHWIKAGIEYTDGLAYFSVVVTNDTSDWSLVAIAAGPDGVRIRLTRHGEAVRVQYLDASDGHWKPVRLAYFPTSKIVDVGLMCCSPQREGFEVTFSGFSVGPPIARDLHD, encoded by the coding sequence ATGACATTGCAGGACCTGACCTGGCTCAACCCGCCGCCGCACCATGCCATCGAAGGTGATGGCGTGCGCGTGCGCACCGGCAAGGAGACCGATTTCTGGCGTGAGACCTTCTATGGCTTCTGGCGCGACAACGGCCACTTCCTGTATCGGCGGGTCGAGGGCGATTTCACCGCCGAAGTGACCGTCAAGGGCGACTACGAGGTGCTTTACGACCAGGCCGGCCTGATGGTCCGGCTGAGCGAAACGCACTGGATCAAGGCCGGCATCGAATACACCGATGGCCTTGCCTATTTCTCCGTCGTCGTCACCAACGACACCTCGGACTGGTCGCTGGTGGCCATTGCCGCCGGCCCTGACGGCGTCAGGATCCGCCTGACCCGCCACGGCGAGGCGGTCCGCGTCCAGTATTTGGATGCTTCCGACGGCCATTGGAAGCCGGTGCGGCTCGCCTATTTCCCGACCTCGAAGATCGTCGATGTCGGGTTGATGTGCTGTTCGCCGCAGCGTGAAGGTTTCGAAGTCACGTTCTCCGGATTTTCGGTCGGTCCGCCGATTGCGCGGGATCTGCACGACTGA
- a CDS encoding mercuric reductase, whose product MSREPTRAAIFPVDSNDVELIRRAHPAHWKNPTPNGPYNLVVIGAGPAGLTAARDAASLGAKVALIERGLIGGACVNVGGIPSKSIIRTARLYADMRDAESFGGDPPDHLRVDFQRAMTRMRQIRQRISRANSAVSVAAEGIDLYFGEARFAGPDTVVVADRTLHFKKALVATGAHASGPAIPGLAEAGYLDNETMYDLTQCPPRLLVIGGGPLGCETAQAFCLLGARVILAQSDPMFLPGEERDAAQILSDALAREGIEVRLNTEVVAVRMEGEKKAADLMRDGDTTTITVDEIITGVGRSPNVDGLGLDEAGVAYDASGIKVDDYLRSTNPNVYAAGDVCLEYKFTHTAEATARIVVRNALFRGRERLSELVIPWCTYTDPEIAHVGLYPLEARRNGIPVKTYTVLMHDVARAVMDGEEEGFVKIHVREGSDRILGATVVASHAGEMINAVTLAIRSGMGLHALADVIHPFPTQAQGIKMAGDAYRRTRFTSLRRRLAARWLAWSRR is encoded by the coding sequence ATGTCGCGTGAACCGACGAGAGCCGCCATCTTCCCCGTCGACAGCAACGACGTCGAACTGATCAGGCGCGCGCATCCCGCGCACTGGAAGAACCCGACCCCGAACGGCCCCTACAATCTCGTTGTCATCGGCGCCGGGCCGGCCGGGCTGACCGCCGCGCGTGACGCCGCGAGCCTTGGCGCGAAGGTCGCGCTGATCGAACGCGGGCTGATCGGTGGTGCCTGTGTCAATGTCGGCGGCATCCCGTCGAAGTCGATCATCCGCACGGCCAGGCTCTATGCCGATATGCGCGATGCCGAGAGCTTTGGCGGCGACCCGCCAGACCACCTTCGTGTCGACTTTCAACGGGCGATGACACGGATGCGGCAGATACGGCAGCGGATCAGCCGTGCCAATTCGGCCGTTTCCGTCGCAGCCGAGGGCATCGACCTCTATTTCGGCGAAGCGCGCTTCGCCGGACCGGACACCGTCGTGGTCGCGGACAGGACCCTGCATTTCAAGAAGGCATTGGTCGCGACGGGCGCGCATGCGAGCGGGCCCGCGATTCCGGGGCTTGCCGAGGCCGGTTATCTCGACAACGAGACCATGTACGACCTTACGCAATGCCCGCCGCGGCTCCTCGTCATCGGCGGCGGGCCGCTCGGCTGCGAGACGGCGCAGGCTTTCTGCCTGCTCGGCGCCAGGGTCATCCTGGCGCAGAGCGATCCGATGTTCCTGCCCGGCGAGGAGCGCGACGCCGCGCAGATCCTTTCGGATGCGCTGGCGCGCGAGGGGATCGAGGTGCGGCTGAACACCGAAGTGGTGGCGGTGCGGATGGAGGGCGAGAAGAAGGCCGCCGACCTGATGCGGGATGGCGACACGACGACGATTACGGTCGATGAGATCATCACTGGCGTCGGCCGTTCGCCCAACGTCGATGGCCTGGGCCTCGATGAAGCCGGCGTGGCCTATGACGCCAGCGGCATCAAGGTCGACGATTATCTGCGATCCACCAACCCAAATGTCTACGCGGCGGGCGACGTCTGCCTCGAATACAAGTTCACCCACACCGCCGAGGCAACAGCGCGCATCGTCGTGCGCAATGCCCTGTTTCGCGGCCGCGAAAGGCTCAGCGAACTCGTTATCCCCTGGTGCACCTATACCGATCCGGAGATCGCCCATGTCGGTCTCTATCCCCTGGAGGCGCGGCGCAACGGCATTCCGGTCAAGACCTATACGGTCCTGATGCACGATGTCGCCCGCGCCGTGATGGACGGCGAAGAGGAAGGGTTCGTCAAGATCCACGTCAGGGAGGGATCCGACCGCATCCTGGGGGCGACGGTCGTCGCCAGCCATGCCGGCGAGATGATCAATGCCGTGACCCTCGCTATCCGTTCGGGCATGGGATTGCATGCGTTGGCCGATGTCATCCATCCCTTCCCGACACAGGCGCAAGGCATCAAGATGGCGGGCGACGCTTACCGACGGACACGGTTCACTTCATTGCGCAGGCGCCTGGCGGCCCGCTGGCTGGCCTGGTCCAGGCGATAA
- a CDS encoding glycosyltransferase family 4 protein, whose translation MSARPDADMPARGSGRRVLIVCHEPAFPPTSGADLRNYRNAVAAAAFGPVCLASVRPRAIAMTAPNPLIRTEALSIEGEPRTASIGWWRIREEHRISRAALARLEALILEFRPDTVVVESIGLFKLLRPLRSLAKQLILDMHNVESDLSAQMKRAEATASRPSVAASVPGIRHLERKALALVDRVWICSNEDREKLMRFGGRAMPIDVVPNGIPNVEAIPDVLPPEPSANSGFPVILFIGHLGYPPNVDAAVRLARTILPRIRQALPGAKLVLAGRGPEPAVLALRGLPDVELVEDPESVAPLLSSAHLSIIPLRAGGGTRIKILEAMAWGVPVIATPLAAEGLGLVENDEVLLSASDEGLAAMAVQLSRDAGRRARQRVRAHQAVWARFGPQAIRDAVRAGLALDNDGDDDQPSRITP comes from the coding sequence TTGAGCGCGCGGCCCGATGCCGACATGCCGGCGCGCGGCAGCGGGCGACGCGTGCTGATCGTGTGCCATGAGCCGGCGTTTCCGCCGACTTCCGGCGCGGATCTGCGCAACTATCGCAATGCCGTGGCGGCGGCCGCGTTCGGACCGGTCTGCCTGGCTTCGGTGCGGCCCAGGGCCATCGCCATGACCGCGCCCAATCCGCTGATCCGCACCGAGGCGCTGTCGATCGAGGGAGAGCCCCGGACGGCTTCCATCGGATGGTGGCGTATAAGGGAGGAGCATCGCATTTCGCGCGCGGCCCTGGCGCGGCTGGAAGCACTGATCCTCGAATTCCGCCCTGACACCGTGGTGGTCGAGAGCATCGGCCTGTTCAAGCTGCTGCGGCCTTTGCGATCGCTGGCAAAGCAGCTCATCCTCGACATGCACAATGTCGAGTCCGACTTGTCCGCGCAGATGAAACGCGCCGAAGCGACCGCATCGCGCCCTTCCGTTGCCGCATCGGTGCCTGGCATCAGGCATCTCGAAAGAAAGGCGCTCGCCCTTGTCGACAGGGTCTGGATCTGCTCGAACGAGGATCGCGAGAAGCTGATGCGCTTTGGCGGGCGCGCGATGCCCATCGATGTCGTTCCCAATGGGATTCCCAACGTCGAGGCGATTCCCGATGTGCTGCCCCCGGAACCGTCGGCCAATAGCGGCTTTCCGGTGATCCTTTTCATCGGTCATCTCGGCTATCCTCCAAACGTCGACGCCGCCGTGCGATTGGCCCGGACCATATTGCCCCGCATCCGCCAGGCCTTGCCCGGCGCGAAGCTAGTTCTCGCCGGACGCGGCCCGGAACCGGCCGTGCTGGCCCTGCGCGGGTTGCCCGATGTCGAGCTCGTTGAAGATCCCGAAAGCGTGGCGCCGCTCCTGTCCAGCGCGCATCTCAGCATCATCCCGCTCAGGGCGGGCGGGGGCACGCGCATCAAGATTCTGGAGGCGATGGCTTGGGGGGTGCCGGTGATCGCGACACCGCTCGCGGCCGAGGGCCTCGGCCTGGTCGAGAACGACGAGGTGCTGCTGTCGGCCAGCGACGAAGGCCTGGCCGCCATGGCCGTCCAACTTTCACGCGACGCCGGGCGCCGGGCAAGGCAGCGCGTGCGCGCCCACCAGGCAGTATGGGCAAGGTTTGGCCCGCAGGCGATCCGCGATGCCGTCCGTGCCGGGCTTGCCCTGGACAATGACGGCGATGACGACCAGCCATCTCGGATCACCCCATGA
- a CDS encoding SfnB family sulfur acquisition oxidoreductase, whose amino-acid sequence MTVSTVKTDHASAAVPPVARPSAPAHIIRDDAEAIAIAHALAAEFVKGASRRDRERIWPVAELDAFSQSGLWSINVPKEFGGPELSYATLVKVIEIISAADSSIGQVAQNHLGIIAAIRTVSDVEQQKLLFTEALKGTRFGNAFSEFGSKRAADFETRFTDAGDHVVVNGRKFYSSGALLAHLVPIVALDDEGRAWYAIADRGAPGLTVIDDWSSFGQRTTLSGTVIIDNVKVPKTYLVPGYKGYDKPTADGAIFQIIQVAVDTGIAQAAIDETVHFVRTRSRAWIDSGFDNAWDDPYTIQAVGDLTLRLHAAQALLEKAGHAIDKAVAEPTAETVAHAQIVTAEAKILSTEIAIAATNKLFELAGTRSTLAEHNLDRHWRNARTHTLHDPVRWKYSILGKYFLNGENPPLHAWS is encoded by the coding sequence ATGACCGTCTCGACCGTCAAGACAGACCATGCTTCCGCCGCCGTACCGCCGGTCGCAAGGCCCTCGGCACCAGCACACATCATCAGGGACGATGCGGAGGCGATCGCCATCGCCCATGCGCTCGCCGCCGAATTCGTCAAGGGGGCGTCCAGGCGCGACCGCGAGCGTATCTGGCCGGTTGCCGAGCTCGACGCCTTCTCCCAAAGCGGCCTGTGGTCGATCAATGTGCCGAAGGAATTCGGCGGGCCGGAACTGTCCTATGCGACGCTGGTCAAGGTGATCGAGATCATCTCGGCGGCCGATTCCTCAATCGGCCAGGTCGCGCAGAACCATCTCGGCATCATCGCGGCCATCCGCACCGTGTCGGATGTGGAACAGCAGAAGCTGCTGTTCACCGAGGCGCTGAAGGGCACCCGGTTCGGCAACGCCTTTTCCGAGTTCGGTTCGAAGCGCGCCGCCGATTTCGAGACCCGCTTCACCGACGCCGGCGACCATGTCGTCGTCAACGGCCGCAAATTCTATTCGTCCGGCGCGCTGCTTGCCCATCTGGTGCCGATCGTGGCGCTCGATGACGAAGGTCGCGCCTGGTATGCCATCGCCGACCGTGGCGCGCCCGGCCTGACCGTTATCGACGACTGGTCGAGCTTCGGCCAGCGCACGACGCTCTCCGGCACCGTCATCATCGACAACGTCAAGGTGCCGAAGACGTATCTGGTGCCGGGCTACAAGGGCTACGACAAGCCGACCGCCGACGGCGCCATCTTCCAGATAATCCAGGTGGCGGTGGACACCGGGATCGCCCAGGCGGCGATCGACGAGACGGTTCACTTTGTCAGGACCAGGAGCCGCGCCTGGATCGACAGCGGCTTCGACAATGCCTGGGACGATCCATACACCATCCAGGCTGTCGGCGACCTCACGCTGCGCCTGCACGCGGCGCAGGCGCTGCTCGAAAAGGCCGGCCATGCCATCGACAAGGCGGTGGCCGAGCCGACAGCCGAAACGGTCGCGCATGCCCAGATCGTTACCGCGGAAGCAAAAATCCTGTCGACCGAGATCGCCATCGCCGCAACGAACAAGCTGTTCGAACTGGCCGGCACGCGCTCGACGCTGGCCGAGCACAATCTCGATCGCCATTGGCGCAACGCCCGCACGCACACGCTGCACGATCCGGTGCGCTGGAAATACTCCATCCTTGGCAAATATTTCCTCAACGGCGAGAATCCGCCGCTGCACGCCTGGAGCTGA
- a CDS encoding GH39 family glycosyl hydrolase, translating into MTFRCDLGVQGEEFPHFWEHTVGSGHATLALRADWQAQMRRAHDELGFRHVRFHGLLDDDMGTLIDQDDKPLYSFFNADQIFDFLLSIGMRPFVELSFTPTMLSSSGKIVFRYRANVSAPKDYDQWSTLISKLVAHWVDRYGLDEVRQWFFEVWNEPNLEAFGSGKQEDYFKLYAYTARAIKSVDTHLKVGGPATADNAWIDEFIAYCGQNGLPADFVSTHHYPTDAFGQPGDDTEAQLSKSTRSVLREEARTARRQAGDRPLYYTEWCTSSNPRDPMHDEPYAAAFIVKTVMEARGLVQGYSYWTFSDIFEENYFPSLPFHGGFGLMNLHGVAKPAYRAFEMLHGLGTEILSTQGNHPTVDSWSVRDGNSLTVLISNFALPRHPVANEIVHIQLENARRPDTATIRRVDAANANPKALWVTMGSPDYLSRAMVEHLHAASAMPEQAQAIAFNGHTLLFDVTVPAQGVAAIRLEFLSIA; encoded by the coding sequence GTGACCTTTCGCTGCGATCTCGGCGTCCAAGGCGAGGAATTCCCCCACTTCTGGGAACATACGGTCGGCAGCGGCCACGCGACGCTCGCTCTGCGCGCGGACTGGCAGGCGCAGATGCGCCGGGCGCATGACGAACTCGGCTTTCGCCATGTCCGTTTTCACGGGCTGCTCGATGACGACATGGGCACGCTCATCGACCAGGACGACAAGCCGCTCTATTCGTTCTTCAATGCCGATCAGATCTTCGATTTCCTGCTGTCGATCGGCATGCGCCCCTTCGTCGAGCTGAGTTTCACGCCGACGATGCTGTCGTCGTCCGGAAAGATCGTCTTCCGTTATCGCGCCAATGTCAGCGCGCCGAAGGACTACGACCAGTGGTCGACGCTGATTTCGAAGCTCGTCGCTCACTGGGTTGATCGCTACGGCCTCGACGAGGTGCGGCAATGGTTCTTCGAGGTCTGGAATGAACCCAATCTCGAGGCGTTCGGCAGCGGCAAACAGGAGGATTATTTCAAGCTGTATGCCTACACGGCAAGAGCAATCAAATCTGTTGACACGCATTTGAAGGTCGGCGGACCAGCCACAGCCGACAATGCCTGGATCGATGAGTTCATCGCTTACTGTGGCCAGAACGGCCTTCCCGCGGACTTCGTCAGCACGCACCATTATCCGACCGATGCCTTCGGCCAGCCTGGCGACGACACCGAAGCCCAGCTCTCGAAAAGCACGCGAAGCGTCCTGCGCGAGGAAGCGCGCACCGCACGACGGCAGGCAGGCGACCGTCCGCTCTACTACACCGAATGGTGCACATCGTCGAACCCGCGCGATCCCATGCACGACGAGCCCTATGCCGCCGCCTTCATCGTCAAGACGGTCATGGAGGCGAGAGGGCTGGTTCAGGGCTACAGCTACTGGACCTTTTCGGATATTTTCGAAGAGAATTATTTTCCATCCCTACCCTTTCATGGTGGTTTCGGCCTGATGAACCTTCACGGCGTCGCCAAACCGGCTTACCGTGCCTTCGAAATGCTACATGGCCTTGGAACCGAAATCCTGTCGACTCAAGGCAATCATCCCACCGTCGACAGTTGGTCCGTGCGCGACGGAAATTCGTTGACCGTGCTGATTTCCAACTTCGCCTTGCCGCGGCATCCGGTCGCGAACGAGATCGTGCATATTCAACTTGAGAATGCACGGCGGCCCGACACGGCAACCATCCGACGCGTCGATGCGGCAAATGCCAACCCCAAGGCGCTATGGGTGACAATGGGAAGTCCCGATTACCTGAGCCGAGCAATGGTAGAGCATTTGCATGCGGCCTCGGCGATGCCGGAACAGGCGCAAGCGATCGCCTTCAACGGTCATACCCTTCTGTTCGATGTCACAGTACCTGCGCAAGGCGTTGCTGCCATCAGGCTGGAGTTTTTATCGATTGCTTAG